Proteins encoded by one window of Aspergillus puulaauensis MK2 DNA, chromosome 4, nearly complete sequence:
- a CDS encoding uncharacterized protein (COG:C;~EggNog:ENOG410PFT7;~InterPro:IPR018170,IPR020471,IPR036812,IPR023210;~PFAM:PF00248;~go_function: GO:0016491 - oxidoreductase activity [Evidence IEA];~go_process: GO:0055114 - oxidation-reduction process [Evidence IEA]) produces the protein MAPPTHFKLNTGAQIPAVGLGTWRSEPGQVRQAVAFALQNGYRHIDAALIYGNEHEVGQGIKDSGVPREDIFITSKLWNTHQPNVAEGLQKTLDALGTDYLDLYLIHWPVRLVPNESSALLPVNPDGTRSVDRSWDQGETWRQMEEVYKAGKVKAIGVANWSIPYLEDLKRKWTVVPAVNQVELHPFLPQHALKEWCDKHGILLEAYSPLGSEGAPLMTDPAIQETAKKNGVSPATILISYHVNRGVVVLPKSVTENRILSNSRVISLSGDDMDALNRLAAQGKAKRVNTPLFGWDLGFDDWYKQ, from the exons ATGGCACCACCGACTCATTTCAAGCTCAACACCGGCGCCCAGATCCCCGCCGTGGGACTCG GAACTTGGAGATCTGAGCCGGGTCAAGTACGTCAGGCAGTCGCGTTTGCCCTCCAGAATGGATACAGGCATATTGATGCAGCATT GATCTACG gaAACGAACACGAAGTCGGCCAGGGGATCAAGGATAGCGGTGTCCCTCGcgaagatatcttcatcaccagcaagcTGTGGAATACCCACCAGCCGAATGTGGCGGAAGGTCTTCAGAAGACACTTGATGCCCTAGGCACGGATTACCTTGACCTCTAT CTCATCCACTGGCCAGTTCGCCTTGTTCCT AACGAGTCGAGCGCACTCCTCCCAGTCAACCCCGACGGAACCCGATCCGTCGACCGATCCTGGGACCAGGGCGAGACCTGGCgccagatggaggaggtATACAAGGCCGGCAAGGTAAAGGCAATCGGGGTAGCCAACTGGTCGATCCCTTATCTAGAGGATCTGAAAAGGAAGTGGACTGTGGTCCCTGCTGTCAACCAGGTTGAGCTGCACCCTTTCCTCCCCCAGCATGCACTGAAGGAGTGGTGTGATAAGCATGGCATTCTTCTTGAAGCATATTCGCCACTTGGTTCTGAGG GTGCTCCTCTCATGACTGACCCTGCTATCCAAGAgactgcgaagaagaacggcgtcTCGCCCGCCACGATACTCATCAGCTATCACGTCAACAGGGGCGTCGTTGTCCTGCCCAAGTCTGTTACAGAGAACCGAATACTGAGCAATAGCCGGgtcatctctctctctggTGACGATATGGATGCCCTGAACAGACTGGCTGCACAGGGGAAGGCCAAGCGTGTCAATACGCCTTTGTTTGGATGGGATCTCGGGTTTGATGACTGGTACAAGCAGTGA
- a CDS encoding uncharacterized protein (COG:S;~EggNog:ENOG410PMY8;~TransMembrane:6 (o32-52i64-87o107-129i141-160o180-203i215-237o)) — translation MPSTEVVGAMPPPDGVVPDFSLTRTSVQQEFILTYAITLGIAIVLVLLRLYTRLFLLKSFGLDDWAVIASTLFSIAFFALCFVSMEYGFGRHLYNVPVAALPTYLKLLIPIVVTYCWAPFMTKFSILILYHRLNPSQNFRYMIYFLMFVITGYTLATTLATAGGCNPLNTGKTPCINSLALWQAILNILTGFLMLLMPIPLLWAIQLPLLQKLSLGLIFAIGSAAMITSIVRITYIMNILDKEDFTWYEATVCVWP, via the exons ATGCCTTCCACAGAAGTCGTGGGCGCCATGCCGCCGCCAGACGGGGTTGTCCCAGACTTCTCTCTCACAAGAACCTCCGTGCAGCAGGAATTCATCCTCACGTATGCCATAACCCTGGGAATTGCCATTGTCCTTGTTCTGCTGCGCCTCTATACACGGTTATTCCTTCTCAAGTCTTTTGGACTGGACGACT GGGCTGTTATTGCATCTACT CTTTTCTCCATAGCCTTCTTTGCGCTGTGCTTTGTTT CAATGGAATACGGGTTTGGGAGACACCTATACAATGTTCCTGTGGCTGCTCTGCCGACATATCTTAAA CTGCTTATACCCATCGTGGTGACATACTGCTGGGCACCATTTATGACCAAATTCTCAATTCTTATTCT GTATCACCGCTTGAACCCGTCACAGAACTTCCGCTATATGATCTACTTCTTGATGTTCGTCATTACGGGCTACACCCTAGCAACTACATTGGCAACAGCCGGCGGATGCAATCCGCTGAATACAGGGAAAACCCCCtgcatcaacagcctcgcTCTATGGCAGGCAATCCTCAACATCCTGACAGGCTTtctgatgctgttgatgccAATCCCACTCTTATGGGCCATTCAACTACCGCTGCTACAGAAGCTTTCTTTGGGGTTGATTTTTGCAATTGGCTCTGC AGCAATGATCACCAGTATCGTCCGTATCACTTACATCATGAATATCCTCGACAAGGAAGACTTCACCTGGTACGAGGCAACCGTCTGCGTTTGGCCGTAA
- a CDS encoding cytochrome P450 (COG:Q;~EggNog:ENOG410PJQC;~InterPro:IPR001128,IPR002401,IPR036396;~PFAM:PF00067;~TransMembrane:5 (o12-28i40-59o65-90i275-295o346-368i);~go_function: GO:0005506 - iron ion binding [Evidence IEA];~go_function: GO:0016705 - oxidoreductase activity, acting on paired donors, with incorporation or reduction of molecular oxygen [Evidence IEA];~go_function: GO:0020037 - heme binding [Evidence IEA];~go_process: GO:0055114 - oxidation-reduction process [Evidence IEA]) — protein MATVQQSLTPTILATASLTGVALHLLFFKHVEVDKRPASTAASFVAAYFLLANALPRISSEYAGFAWSYTVALLAWASLVLSLWTSILVYRAFFHPLKSFPGPFGARLSKLWSLNKVLETNIRWYRTLDALHQQYGDFVRTGPRELVIFDAEAITPVLGFASITGKGPFYDSMETSVNTTRDREFHRKRRKVWDNAFKISLADYAPRVEEFTSQLLVRIGKNLGQPILVNEICIHYSYDVMSALAFGDPMGFIKGDSNDIAKSVLDNIQKGVDAIGLLLHVPWLMGMLTTFSWAIGPMREWNEYSEKLVIQRKNMKNPKPDLFSHLLDNTEDTAAGRSLLNSECRLIVGAGSDTTATALTFLLVNFALYPEWLQRLREEVDPTFANSHFDCTRAQPVLDAIINESMRLSPSVFFGSQRETPPEGMKIGDTFIPGGTIISIPAYQVGREERNFVHATKFLPERWYAKPELIINKKAHMPFLTGPFNCAGRNLAMMELRSVVARVVHEFDIAFPPGSDFDAEDYFGRIKDHFVSGAPPQHLVFTRRDA, from the exons ATGGCGACGGTCCAGCAATCGCTCACGCCCACGATTCTGGCAACGGCCAGTCTCACGGGCGttgctcttcatcttctctttttcaaaCACGTCGAGGTCGACAAGCGCCCCGCATCGACTGCAGCATCTTTTGTCGCGGCATATTTCCTACTTGCTAATGCTCTGCCCCGGATTAGCAGCGAATACGCGGGTTTCGCTTGGTCATACACCGTTGCGCTCCTGGCGTGGGCATCTCTGgtcctctccctctggaCAAGCATTCTTGTCTACCGCGccttcttccatccattAAAGAGCTTCCCCGGTCCGTTCGGTGCGCGATTAAGCAAGCTCTGGAGCTTAAATAAGGTCTTGGAAACCAATATCAGATGGTACCGCACCCTGGATGCGCTGCACCAACAATATGGGGATTTTGTCAGGACAG GACCACGCGAGCTAGTCATATTTGACGCAGAGGCGATCACGCCGGTGCTGGGCTTTGCGTCGATAACCGGCAAGGGCCCCTTCTACGATTCAATGGAAACGTCCGTCAACACGACGCGAGATCGAGAATTCCAccgaaagaggagaaaggtGTGGGATAACGCCTTTAAGATAT CGCTTGCGGACTATGCCCCCCGGGTCGAGGAGTTCACGAGCCAACTCCTCGTTCGAATTGGTAAGAATCTGGGGCAGCCCATTCTAGTAAACGAGATATGCATCCATTACAGCTACGATGTGATGAGCGCCCTGGCCTTTGGTGACCCAATGGGCTTTATCAAGGGCGACTCCAACGACATCGCGAAATCGGTCTTGGATAACATCCAGAAGGGAGTCGACGCCATCGGACTTCTCCTCCATGTTCCCTGGTTAATGGGAATGCTGACCACGTTCTCCTGGGCAATTGGTCCAATGCGCGAGTGGAACGAATACTCCGAGAAGCTGGTCATTCAGCGCAAGAAC ATGAAAAACCCTAAGCCGGATCTCTTCAGTCACCTTCTGGACAATACAGAGGACACTGCTGCCGGCCGCTCTCTTCTTAACTCAGAGTGTCGCCTGATTGTTGGTGCTGGAAG TGACACCACTGCAACCGCGTTGACATTCCTGCTCGTCAACTTCGCTCTATACCCAGAGTGGCTCCAACGCCTGCGCGAGGAGGTCGACCCAACCTTTGCCAATTCGCACTTCGACTGCACCAGAGCACAGCCTGTCCTCGACGCAATCATCAACGAAAGCATGCGGCTCAGTCCGTCAGTATTCTTCGGTTCCCAGAGAGAGACTCCCCCGGAGGGCATGAAGATCGGAGACACCTTCATTCCTGGGGGGACCATTatatccatcccagcatATCAAGTAGGAAGAG AAGAGCGCAACTTCGTGCACGCAACAAAGTTTCTCCCGGAAAGATGGTACGCAAAGCCCGAACttatcatcaacaagaaggCTCATATGCCCTTCTTAACGGGCCCATTTAACTGTGCAGGTCGGAACCTGGCAATGATGGAACTCCGGTCTGTAGTCGCGCGCGTGGTCCATGAGTTCGATATTGCGTTTCCACCTGGATCAGACTTCGATGCTGAGGATTATTTTGGGAGGATTAAGGATCATTTTGTGTCTGGTGCGCCGCCGCAGCACCTTGTATTTACGAGGCGAGATGCCTAG
- a CDS encoding uncharacterized protein (TransMembrane:3 (i21-45o51-75i82-106o)), whose protein sequence is MDFRVNMDFRVNMDFRVNMDFRVNMVLMVLLATLGSLVPVVTPLISVTPVALVALGIPGILVILAILVPLASLALTDSPASLATLALMVPMLTLFQTPTPASLAILDSPALMASLATLSNPVNPARLAALE, encoded by the coding sequence ATGGATTTCAGGGTCAACATGGATTTCAGGGTCAACATGGATTTCAGGGTCAACATGGATTTCAGGGTCaacatggtgttgatggtcCTCCTGGCTACATTGGGCAGCCTGGTCCCGGTGGTCACCCCGCTCATCTCGGTCACCCCGGTGGCCCTGGTGGCTCTGGGTATCCCGGGTATCCTGGTTATCCTGGCCATTCTGGTCCCGCTGGCCAGCCTGGCCCTGACGGACAGCCCGGCGTCCCTGGCCACCCTGGCCCTCATGGTCCCAATGCTCACCCTGTTCCAAACGCCAACCCCGGCATCCCTGGCCATCCTGGATTCCCCGGCTCTAATGGCCAGCCTGGCTACCCTCAGCAACCCGGTCAACCCGGCCCGGCTGGCTGCCCTGGAGTAG
- a CDS encoding uncharacterized protein (COG:S;~EggNog:ENOG410PVC3;~TransMembrane:1 (o16-36i)), whose protein sequence is MASLVNLDNLDNLVNLVYLAKLVLMVSLVNLAKLVFLANPDNLVSLDNLVYLVSLPPPAEQAVCSNAGPTCKWLKIQHADAHLKAGRDVLAHPNKIWDAWKKINNTQYWYPEDTWFVPGAATGLELYIKGQKQANCEGKFFIPHGTLDTDVEVSASSPTSYTFYGACTELTPCVGSQIQDWQQLYQPPFQEGIQKDFQVGTHTGGGDILFSIADTWGTCEQFAIFADGKELGKTHGPLTLEGDEKFNPANILGSKLWPGTGYPAPYISITHGGFFGTFRIPQGTQKITVKTISLVEKGVWASSYYGWRLDRPCS, encoded by the exons ATGGCCAGCCTGGTCAACCTGGACAACCTGGACAACCTGGTCAACCTGGTATACCTGGCCAAGCTGGTCTTGATGGTCAGCCTGGTCAACCTGGCCAAGCTGGTATTCCTGGCCAACCCGGACAACCTGGTCAGCCTGGACAACCTGGTATACCTGGTCAGCCTG CCACCTCCTGCGGAACAGGCAGTCTGCAGTAATGCCGGCCCGACGTGCAAGTGGCTCAAGATCCAGCACGCAGACGCACACCTCAAAGCTGGAAGAGACGTGCTGGCCCATCCCAACAAGATCTGGGATGcatggaagaagatcaacaacACTCAGTACTGGTACCCAGAAGATACCTGGTTTGTTCCGGGCGCTGCCACCGGCCTTGAACTTTACATCAAGGGCCAGAAGCAGGCTAACTGCGAAGGAAAATTCTTTATCCCTCATG GCACATTGGACACCGATGTGGAGGTTTCCGCTAGTAGCCCTACCTCATACACATTCTACGGCGCCTGCACCGAGTTAACCCCCTGCGTCGGTTCCCAGATCCAGGACTGGCAGCAGCTCTACCAGCCTCCATTCCAGGAGGGCATCCAAAAGGACTTCCAGGTCGGAACGCACACAGGCGGCGGCGAcattctcttctccatcgccgacACCTGGGGCACATGCGAGCAGTTTGCAATCTTTGCGGACGGCAAGGAGCTCGGCAAGACTCATGGACCGTTGACTCTGGAGGGCGATGAGAAGTTCAACCCAGCGAATATTCTCGGATCGAAGTTGTGGCCTGGTACTGGATACCCTGCGCCTTATATTTCGATCACCCATGGTGGGTTCTTTGGGACGTTCCGGATTCCGCAAG GCACCCAGAAGATTACTGTCAAGACCATTAGCCTGGTGGAGAAGGGTGTATGGGCATCCTCTTACTATGGATGGCGTCTTGATAGGCCTTGCTCCTAA
- a CDS encoding uncharacterized protein (COG:S;~EggNog:ENOG410PUSY) produces MWSILSPDYTWPAPPLAKVQRTTPPVPTSPGITSRWLWGKAHGVLYHFSRCYCFLLGIYFNPHIIQLPFGLILKWTDRTSVEEAIATQMVRAAGIPAPRVLSCGEHVTPQSTREVSILMTRLPGFTLENSRDPFEGHDEGPWLEELKTCVDAMREWEPPSQESICSPIGTALRSSRVPDHIMGPFTDHKSFY; encoded by the coding sequence ATGTGGTCGATTTTGTCCCCCGATTACACCTGGCCAGCACCCCCTCTAGCAAAAGTCCAAAGAACAACCCCGCCGGTTCCCACATCACCAGGGATCACCAGCAGATGGCTCTGGGGAAAGGCACATGGTGTTCTCTACCATTTCTCACGGTGCTACTGCTTCCTACTCGGAATCTATTTCAATCCGCACATCATCCAACTCCCCTTCGGACTCATCCTAAAATGGACTGATCGGACGAGCGTAGAAGAGGCCATTGCAACGCAAATGGTTCGAGCAGCCGGAATCCCAGCCCCCAGAGTCCTGAGCTGCGGCGAGCATGTTACGCCTCAGTCAACGCGCGAAGTCTCAATCCTCATGACGAGACTACCGGGATTTACACTCGAGAACTCCCGTGACCCGTTCGAGGGTCACGACGAAGGTCCCTGGCTTGAAGAACTGAAGACTTGTGTCGATGCGATGCGCGAGTGGGAACCACCGAGCCAGGAGAGTATTTGCTCGCCGATTGGAACGGCCCTGCGCAGCTCGCGCGTCCCTGATCATATTATGGGTCCATTTACAGACCATAAATCATTCTACTAG
- a CDS encoding DUF3176 domain-containing protein (COG:S;~EggNog:ENOG410PQ71;~InterPro:IPR021514;~PFAM:PF11374;~TransMembrane:3 (o48-72i152-170o552-575i)), whose translation MSLNLHGRQSQVSKYEAVPQTASSPAEPAKRSEKSISQSWMTLALNTWFWEGVAMVFSLLCFVAIICILAAFKGKTRPDFAYGFTLNAIVSILATASKSSLTYMIGECIGQLKWIWFYQKERQLDQIQLFDSASRGPLGSLFVIMQHKGQSIVSLGALVTLLVLTFDPFVQQILMYPTREVVDTSGSGRAVAKQAITFIPDAFDSDMQTIINTGVWSQSPEYLQPNLTCSSGNCKWPAFQSVGLCSQCEDITPQTSFNCTPSGFNDTGISAVIPCQIVPPQGSPLSIPVGLKSSNIDSSTQNWTLLSLNLTEHNVWPIFNYDGYSSPSGAVYAGITDPQFVIAQAEVGIATNETTTPSPLADLGSLFHIKHATQCAVGICARTYDVSVTNGTASFKASPPDFGQRFPNPQSGPVPVDMAAVWPSCWKPSDGLPANRTNVTDVYGGMAWANVHEFASCQTGDFSSLNKHLAGSTRLEQGLTQYGPGDFSKWSKANLPSSDTPEPSVARILSRGLEPVISDVAASFTRAALTASNFTAGNSTVLVSEVFVSVDWAWLVLPAALVVLGIVFLVLTIVMNRQQRLFVWKSSILAVLFHGLVGVGEGEGDGNGDGDGGGGNRDLKTDTAAEMDRMAQNIHARLRQSTSEGADQA comes from the coding sequence ATGAGCCTGAATCTCCATGGACGCCAGAGCCAAGTTTCCAAATATGAAGCTGTTCCTCAGACGGCCAGCTCGCCGGCAGAACCGGCGAAACGGTCTGAGAAGAGTATCTCCCAGAGCTGGATGACACTGGCACTGAATACCTGGTTCTGGGAGGGCGTCGCCATGGTCTTCAGCCTGCTCTGCTTCGTCGCCATTATCTGCATCCTCGCGGCCTTCAAGGGAAAGACGCGGCCGGATTTCGCTTACGGGTTCACTCTGAACGCAATCGTGTCCATCCTCGCAACCGCGTCCAAGTCCTCCCTTACCTACATGATCGGAGAATGCATCGGGCAGTTGAAGTGGATCTGGTTTTACCAGAAGGAAAGGCAGCTGGACCAGATACAGTTGTTCGATAGTGCCAGCCGCGGTCCGCTTGGGTCTCTGTTTGTGATAATGCAGCACAAGGGCCAGTCGATCGTATCGCTCGGTGCACTGGTGACGCTTCTGGTGCTGACGTTCGATCCATTTGTACAGCAGATCCTGATGTATCCCACCAGGGAGGTGGTTGAcacttctggctctggccgTGCAGTTGCAAAGCAGGCAATCACTTTCATCCCTGACGCCTTCGATTCAGACATGCAGACAATCATCAACACTGGCGTCTGGTCGCAATCGCCGGAGTACCTGCAACCGAACCTGACATGCTCTTCTGGCAATTGCAAATGGCCGGCCTTCCAGTCTGTGGGCCTGTGCAGTCAATGTGAAGACATTACCCCCCAGACGAGCTTCAATTGCACCCCGTCTGGATTCAACGACACCGGCATATCGGCTGTGATACCCTGCCAGATCGTCCCTCCGCAGGGGAGCCCGCTATCTATCCCAGTTGGGTTGAAATCCAGCAACATCGACAGCTCTACCCAGAATTGGACTCTCTTATCTCTGAATCTCACGGAGCATAATGTATGGCCCATTTTCAACTACGATGGCTATAGCAGTCCTTCCGGGGCAGTATATGCCGGCATAACGGATCCGCAGTTCGTCATAGCTCAAGCAGAGGTGGGCATAGCCACGAATGAAACCACCACGCCATCTCCACTTGCGGATCTGGGAAGCCTATTCCACATCAAACACGCCACCCAATGTGCCGTTGGGATCTGCGCTAGAACATACGACGTCTCCGTGACCAACGGAACTGCATCATTCAAGGCCTCCCCCCCAGACTTCGGCCAGCGCTTCCCCAATCCCCAATCCGGTCCCGTGCCTGTAGATATGGCAGCCGTCTGGCCTTCATGCTGGAAACCATCCGACGGGCTGCCGGCCAATCGCACCAACGTAACAGACGTCTACGGAGGAATGGCCTGGGCAAACGTACACGAGTTCGCATCCTGCCAAACCGGCGATTTCTCCAGCCTGAATAAGCACCTCGCAGGAAGCACAAGACTCGAGCAGGGTCTCACCCAATACGGCCCAGGCGATTTCTCCAAATGGAGTAAGGCCAACCTGCCATCATCAGATACACCCGAGCCCAGTGTCGCCAGGATCCTCAGCAGAGGCCTGGAGCCGGTAATCAGCGACGTCGCCGCATCGTTCACCCGGGCCGCCCTTACGGCTAGCAATTTCACTGCTGGGAATAGCACCGTACTCGTCTCGGAGGTTTTTGTTTCTGTGGACTGGGCCTGGCTGGTGCTTCCGGCTGCACTGGTGGTACTGGGGATAGTGTTTTTGGTTCTAACAATTGTGATGAATAGACAGCAGAGGCTTTTTGTTTGGAAGTCGTCTATTCTTGCAGTGCTTTTTCATGggcttgttggtgttggtgaaggggaaggggatgggaatggggatggggatggaggaggtggaaatAGGGACTTGAAAACGGATACTGCGGCTGAGATGGATAGGATGGCTCAGAATATACATGCGAGGTTGAGGCAGTCGACTAGTGAAGGGGCGGATCAAGCTTGA
- a CDS encoding uncharacterized protein (COG:Q;~EggNog:ENOG410Q2Y0;~InterPro:IPR036291,IPR002347,IPR020904;~PFAM:PF00106,PF13561;~go_function: GO:0016491 - oxidoreductase activity [Evidence IEA];~go_process: GO:0055114 - oxidation-reduction process [Evidence IEA]) → MARVALITGGTSGIGFDVAKELSKSGTWQVNIIGSNDARGQEAAALLPNTHFFQADVRSYAQLAGVFNAIFETSHRLDFVFANAGIPEEALDFYAQHDAATDAIPPEPPLDPVKVNLDGVLYTSYLAMHYFRRSPESTKGSRDLLLTASIGGLYPCLLTPMYSASKHAIVGFTRCVGKQFFAEGVRVNSICPGVVKTPLLTENPDLIAHFPSETLIPIERVTEIVMQLISGSAVEDTQGRRVDADEMHSRAVHITGQGFYFTEMPDLHDGSARNTWSKMMGG, encoded by the exons ATGGCACGCGTCGCTTTGATAACTGGAGGGA CAAGCGGAATCGGCTTCGATGTCGCCAAAGAGCTCAGCAAATCCGGCACCTGGCAGGTCAATATCATCGGCAGCAACGACGCCCGCGGccaagaagcagcagcgctCCTCCCCAACACGCATTTCTTCCAAGCCGATGTGCGCAGCTACGCGCAGCTGGCCGGTGTATTCAATGCTATCTTCGAAACGTCCCACCGCTTGGACTTTGTCTTTGCGAACGCGGGTATTCCTGAAGAAGCCCTCGACTTCTACGCCCAGCACGACGCGGCTACGGACGCCATACCACCCGAACCACCTCTGGATCCAGTCAAGGTCAATCTGGATGGAGTCCTGTATACCAGCTATCTGGCTATGCATTACTTCCGGCGATCGCCGGAATCCACCAAAGGAAGCCGAGACCTTCTCCTGACTGCTAGCATCGGCGGCTTGTATCCCTGCTTGCTGACACCTATGTACTCGGCATCAAAAC ACGCAATCGTCGGCTTTACTCGCTGCGTCGGAAAGCAATTCTTTGCTGAAGGCGTGCGCGTGAATTCCATCTGCCCTGGCGTCGTCAAAACCCCACTCCTCACGGAGAACCCGGACCTGATTGCTCATTTTCCGAGTGAAACGCTCATCCCTATCGAAAGAGTGACGGAGATTGTTATGCAGTTGATATCGGGATCTGCAGTGGAGGATACACAAGGCAGGCGGGTGGACGCGGACGAAATGCACTCGCGTGCTGTTCATATCACAGGTCAGGGGTTTTATTTTACGGAAATGCCAGACCTGCATGATGGGTCAGCGAGGAATACGTGGAGCAAAATGATGGGAGGCTAG
- a CDS encoding NADP-dependent oxidoreductase (COG:C;~EggNog:ENOG410PMUN;~InterPro:IPR013154,IPR036291,IPR011032,IPR020843;~PFAM:PF00107,PF08240,PF13602;~go_function: GO:0016491 - oxidoreductase activity [Evidence IEA];~go_process: GO:0055114 - oxidation-reduction process [Evidence IEA]): MQAIRHHPPGGTEKLKIAWEDIPQIQDDEVLVKIHAASVIWMELYWEIYQKEDGTYKTPILGEDYSGVIAKVGSKVPPSSGLQVGTEVMAFMSKAFPTDRSIDGGMAGYAKAHFSKMVPKPQSMNMTDAASVPLSALTAWQGLFDHAELKAGQTLLVTGAAGPTAIWAVQIGKMVGARVIGTAASEQSFKLLESIGVDQILNYKEVKLSSALEGVGVDVVFDTVGGDTTAQALEILNKNGKLIHIVDSTMVDRLGKEAGGRLIFFIVDMNAEQLARIADLIGEGKLRPVVDSVFEFHDVVKAFKKGESGHAHGKIVLQGPDV, encoded by the coding sequence ATGCAAGCCATACGACACCATCCTCCCGGCGGTACCGAAAAGCTCAAGATCGCCTGGGAAGACATACCACAGATCCAAGACGACGAGGTTCTGGTCAAAATACACGCCGCCAGCGTCATCTGGATGGAGCTATACTGGGAAATCTACCAGAAAGAGGACGGCACATACAAAACCCCTATCCTGGGAGAAGACTACTCCGGGGTCATCGCAAAAGTCGGGTCTAAGGTCCCTCCTTCGAGCGGCCTGCAGGTCGGCACCGAAGTCATGGCCTTTATGAGTAAAGCATTCCCCACGGACCGCAGTATCGACGGCGGCATGGCCGGCTATGCAAAGGCGCACTTTTCCAAAATGGTGCCCAAGCCGCAGAGTATGAATATGACTGACGCTGCATCGGTTCCGCTTTCTGCTCTCACTGCTTGGCAGGGCTTATTTGACCACGCGGAGCTTAAGGCTGGGCAGACCCTGCTTGTTACGGGGGCCGCTGGGCCAACGGCGATTTGGGCCGTCCAGATAGGTAAGATGGTAGGGGCTAGGGTTATCGGCACTGCAGCGTCTGAGCAGAGCTTTAAGCTGCTGGAGTCGATTGGAGTGGACCAGATCTTGAACTACAAGGAGGTTAAGCTAAGCTCGGCCCTGGAgggtgtcggtgtcgacgTCGTCTTCGATACCGTGGGCGGCGACACCACAGCGCAGGCCCTTGAGATACTCAACAAAAACGGCAAGCTTATCCACATTGTGGACAGCACAATGGTCGATCGGCTTGGCAAGGAGGCTGGCGGGAGGCTTATTTTTTTCATCGTCGATATGAATGCGGAGCAGTTGGCAAGGATTGCGGACTTGATTGGCGAGGGCAAGCTGAGACCAGTCGTTGACTCCGTCTTTGAGTTTCATGATGTTGTCAAGGCAttcaagaagggcgagtCAGGCCACGCCCATGGAAAGATTGTGCTCCAGGGGCCTGATGTATGA
- a CDS encoding cupin domain-containing protein (COG:S;~EggNog:ENOG410PPVM;~InterPro:IPR014710,IPR011051,IPR013096;~PFAM:PF07883), with protein MDEPTYNPACQLATTTIVYQYRLVNCPGKTIVGMLVEYPPNGATPPHRHGGASVSAYVLHGSVLIKMNDDPMRLIEQGGSWYEAPGCHHRISANASPTEPASFFVAFVVDSDALEREGPSVLVQYDEEYKDIVRKKMMQ; from the exons ATGGACGAACCGACTTACAACCCCGC TTGCCAGCTggcaacaaccaccatcGTTTACCAGTACAGACTGGTGAACTGCCCTGGGAAAACCATTGTCGGCATGCTCGTCGAATATCCTCCGAACGGCGCGactcctccccatcgtcatGGCGGCGCCTCTGTCTCCGCTTACGTCCTGCATGGGTCTGTCTTGATTAAAATGAACGATGATCCGATGAGGCTGATCGAGCAGGGCGGTTCCTGGTACGAGGCTCCAGGGTGCCACCACCGGATCAGTGCTAATGCAAGTCCGACTGAGCCGGCCTCGTTTTTTGTGGCTTTTGTGGTTGACTCTGATGCCTTGGAGAGGGAGGGACCGTCGGTGCTTGTTCAGTATGATGAAGAGTATAAGGATATTGTtaggaagaagatgatgcagtAA